A region from the Nostoc sp. HK-01 genome encodes:
- a CDS encoding response regulator receiver signal transduction histidine kinase, which translates to MNNSILVVDDVPINIKILLEILTQAGYRVSVAKNGKSALEKVEEAIPNLILLDVMMPGMDGFETCRLLKANPKTKDIPIIFMTALSEPINKVKGLQLGAVDYITKPIEHEEVLARINVHLELRRTQLKLAQEEKMSSLGQLVAGIAHEINNPVNFISGNLVYAEKYIADLLKLLELYESHINISITEIKDFSKKIELDFLKEDLPQLLSSMKKGSDRVEQIVRSLRLFSRLDDAEYQLFDLHEGIDSTLVILSSRIKATTTRPAIEIVKKYGDLPLIECYAGKINQVLMNLLANAIDAIDEAIEKPESNGSEPTPTIWISTTVISEQKSVLIEIADNGIGMSVDVQQRMFEQFFTTKPLGKGTGLGLAIAREIIVEKHGGSLEVNASPGQGAKFAIAIPICQGND; encoded by the coding sequence ATGAATAACTCAATTTTAGTGGTTGATGATGTACCAATTAATATCAAAATTTTATTGGAAATATTAACACAAGCAGGTTATAGAGTTTCTGTTGCCAAAAATGGCAAAAGTGCCTTAGAAAAAGTTGAAGAGGCGATACCTAATTTAATTTTATTAGATGTGATGATGCCTGGTATGGATGGGTTTGAAACTTGTCGTCTTCTGAAAGCCAACCCAAAAACGAAAGATATTCCAATTATATTTATGACGGCACTTTCCGAGCCGATAAATAAAGTTAAAGGATTGCAATTGGGAGCAGTAGACTATATTACGAAACCAATTGAGCATGAAGAAGTATTAGCGAGAATTAATGTCCATTTAGAACTGCGACGAACTCAATTAAAGTTAGCGCAAGAAGAAAAAATGTCATCTTTAGGACAACTAGTTGCGGGTATTGCTCATGAAATTAATAATCCAGTTAACTTTATCTCTGGTAATTTAGTTTATGCTGAGAAGTATATTGCAGATTTATTAAAATTGTTAGAATTGTATGAAAGTCATATAAATATTTCGATTACAGAAATTAAAGATTTCTCTAAAAAAATAGAACTAGATTTTCTCAAAGAAGACTTACCTCAACTTTTATCTTCAATGAAGAAAGGGTCTGATCGTGTTGAACAAATTGTGCGCTCGCTCCGTCTATTTTCCCGATTAGATGACGCAGAATATCAGCTATTTGACTTACATGAAGGTATTGATAGCACTTTGGTGATTTTAAGCAGTCGGATTAAAGCTACAACAACACGACCTGCTATTGAGATTGTTAAAAAATATGGCGACTTACCTTTAATAGAGTGCTATGCAGGAAAAATCAACCAAGTCTTAATGAATCTTTTAGCTAATGCAATTGACGCTATTGATGAAGCTATAGAAAAGCCAGAATCGAATGGGAGTGAGCCAACTCCAACTATTTGGATTAGCACAACAGTGATAAGTGAGCAAAAATCTGTGTTGATTGAGATTGCAGATAATGGTATTGGTATGTCTGTTGATGTGCAGCAGAGAATGTTTGAGCAATTTTTTACAACTAAACCCCTAGGTAAAGGTACTGGTTTAGGGTTAGCGATCGCGCGGGAAATCATTGTGGAAAAACACGGAGGCTCTTTAGAAGTCAATGCTTCACCAGGACAAGGCGCTAAATTTGCGATCGCTATTCCTATTTGCCAAGGTAATGACTGA